In Lacrimispora indolis DSM 755, a genomic segment contains:
- a CDS encoding aminotransferase class I/II-fold pyridoxal phosphate-dependent enzyme, which translates to MNKKDQMRAPIYEALETFQKKRVVPFDVPGHKRGRGNPELARLLGERCVGLDVNSMKPLDNLCHPVSVIRDAERLAAEAFGAADAFLMVGGTTSAVQSMILSVCKAGDKIILPRNVHRSALNALVLCGAIPIYVNPEVNSMLGISLGMEIGQVEKAIQENPDAAAVFVNNPTYYGICSDIRSIVRLAHAHGMKVLADEAHGTHLYFGKGLPVSGMEAGADMAAVSMHKSGGSLTQSSLLLLNEGVNGDYVRQIINLTQTTSASYLLLSSLDISRRNLALRGEESFAKVVEMAEYARGEINSIGGYYAYGRDLINGTSIFDYDVTKLSVYTLGNGLAGIEVYDLLRDEYDIQIEFGDICNLLAYISIGDRIQDIERLVGALADIERLYKKDRTGMLSGEYIAPKVVVSPQKAFYSQKVSVSVGESAGRISGEFVMCYPPGIPILAPGEMITEEIVEYIIYAREMGCSMQGTEDPAVERLMVLKEQIQEGER; encoded by the coding sequence ATGAACAAAAAAGATCAGATGAGGGCGCCTATTTATGAAGCTCTTGAAACATTCCAAAAAAAGAGGGTGGTCCCCTTTGATGTGCCAGGCCATAAAAGAGGAAGGGGAAATCCGGAGCTTGCCCGGCTTTTGGGAGAACGGTGTGTGGGACTTGATGTGAACTCCATGAAGCCTCTTGATAATTTATGTCATCCCGTATCCGTGATCCGTGATGCGGAACGGCTGGCAGCGGAGGCCTTTGGGGCGGCAGATGCATTTTTAATGGTGGGAGGAACCACGTCTGCGGTACAGAGCATGATCCTGTCTGTCTGCAAGGCAGGGGATAAAATTATTCTGCCGAGAAATGTTCATAGAAGCGCTCTGAATGCTCTTGTATTATGCGGGGCAATTCCGATTTATGTAAATCCGGAGGTAAACAGCATGCTGGGCATTTCCCTTGGCATGGAAATCGGCCAGGTGGAAAAGGCGATCCAGGAAAATCCCGACGCAGCGGCGGTGTTTGTCAACAATCCCACCTATTACGGAATCTGTTCTGATATTCGTTCCATTGTCAGGCTGGCCCATGCCCATGGGATGAAGGTCCTTGCCGACGAAGCTCACGGGACCCATCTCTATTTTGGAAAGGGTCTTCCGGTATCCGGTATGGAAGCAGGGGCAGATATGGCGGCGGTGTCCATGCACAAATCAGGGGGAAGTTTGACACAAAGCTCCCTGCTCCTTTTAAATGAGGGCGTGAATGGGGATTATGTGCGTCAGATCATAAACTTAACCCAGACAACCAGCGCTTCTTACCTGCTTTTGTCAAGCCTTGATATATCCAGGCGGAACCTGGCCTTAAGAGGGGAAGAATCCTTTGCAAAGGTGGTGGAAATGGCAGAATATGCCAGGGGAGAGATCAACTCCATCGGAGGGTACTATGCCTATGGAAGGGATTTAATCAATGGAACCAGTATTTTTGATTACGATGTGACAAAGCTTTCCGTCTATACCCTGGGGAATGGGCTGGCCGGAATTGAGGTTTACGATCTCCTTCGGGATGAATATGATATCCAGATCGAATTCGGGGATATCTGCAATCTCCTTGCCTATATTTCCATCGGCGACAGGATACAGGACATTGAACGCCTGGTGGGAGCCCTGGCGGATATTGAGCGCCTTTATAAAAAGGACAGGACAGGAATGCTGTCAGGCGAATACATAGCCCCCAAAGTGGTGGTATCGCCTCAGAAGGCTTTTTATTCCCAAAAGGTATCAGTTTCTGTAGGGGAATCCGCAGGAAGGATCAGCGGGGAGTTTGTCATGTGTTATCCTCCCGGAATTCCCATCCTGGCTCCGGGGGAAATGATCACGGAAGAAATTGTGGAATATATCATTTATGCCAGGGAAATGGGCTGTTCCATGCAGGGGACGGAAGACCCGGCGGTGGAACGGCTGATGGTATTAAAGGAGCAGATTCAGGAAGGGGAGAGGTAA
- the spoIIID gene encoding sporulation transcriptional regulator SpoIIID, with protein MKEYIEERAVAIANYIIDYHATVRQTAKKFGISKSTVHKDVTDRLEHINPSLAARARVILDINKSERHIRGGLATKEKYQHRLQMCSKKN; from the coding sequence TTGAAGGAATATATTGAAGAACGCGCGGTTGCGATCGCCAACTACATAATAGACTATCATGCAACCGTGAGGCAAACCGCGAAGAAATTTGGGATATCCAAATCTACGGTACATAAAGATGTTACGGACCGACTGGAACACATCAATCCGTCCCTGGCAGCCCGAGCCAGGGTGATCCTGGATATTAACAAATCCGAGCGCCATATACGGGGCGGCCTGGCCACCAAAGAAAAATACCAGCACCGTCTTCAGATGTGCAGCAAAAAGAATTAA
- a CDS encoding M15 family metallopeptidase, with product MNKRKKRRRKPYFGSVRFFRHLILTTIALLIIIPTGLAAYFKAQNKRMVKESYELYSENLVLQRQADMALNSETVNETEPVRLSSDKYGEILVDTNSWELMLVNDAHPLSQKFQVNLVEVQPGQSVDSRIVKDLQDMMEAAENEGYELHIYSSFRDLKRQQSLFNDCLKRLQEEGMDYQQAFYESKARLALPGTSEHQTGLAVDIAAKAYYYLDEERGGQKEAVWLEQNCYRYGFVLRYPKDKENITGIRYEPEHFRYVGKTVARFLTENDLVLEEFYDILQKNGRLR from the coding sequence ATGAACAAAAGAAAAAAAAGAAGGCGTAAACCTTACTTTGGCAGCGTACGGTTTTTCCGGCATTTGATACTTACAACGATCGCATTGCTTATCATCATTCCAACTGGTCTGGCTGCATATTTTAAGGCCCAGAACAAAAGAATGGTGAAGGAAAGCTATGAGCTATATAGTGAGAACCTGGTACTTCAAAGGCAGGCAGATATGGCGTTGAACAGTGAAACGGTTAATGAGACGGAACCGGTCCGCCTTTCTTCTGACAAATACGGGGAGATACTGGTGGATACAAATTCCTGGGAATTGATGCTTGTCAATGATGCCCATCCCTTAAGCCAGAAGTTTCAGGTAAACCTGGTTGAAGTGCAGCCAGGCCAGAGCGTGGATTCACGGATCGTCAAGGACTTACAGGACATGATGGAGGCAGCTGAAAACGAGGGATATGAACTTCATATCTATTCTTCGTTTCGTGATTTAAAAAGGCAGCAGTCACTTTTTAATGATTGTTTAAAGCGCCTTCAGGAAGAAGGCATGGATTACCAGCAGGCCTTTTATGAGAGCAAGGCAAGGCTCGCACTGCCGGGGACCAGCGAGCATCAGACCGGTTTGGCGGTGGACATTGCGGCAAAGGCTTATTATTACCTTGATGAGGAGCGGGGAGGACAGAAAGAAGCCGTGTGGCTGGAGCAAAACTGCTACCGCTACGGTTTTGTGCTTCGTTATCCTAAGGACAAGGAGAATATAACAGGCATCCGCTATGAGCCGGAGCATTTCCGCTACGTGGGGAAGACTGTGGCCAGATTCCTTACGGAAAATGATCTGGTGCTGGAAGAATTTTATGATATTTTACAGAAAAACGGCAGACTCCGTTAG
- a CDS encoding bactofilin family protein: MIKRQESNFKKAVNELLGYSSEAEDEIEIPEGKEEPKAVMNERPDVEAVVNQTQNPVQNSFYNSVQNPNPMRMTAETSKVSSYTVETKSLSVEAMNQVSSKVAVITEDMIVNGDIATQSDLNIFGQVTGSVDCRGDVLVMGRVTGDVSGLNVRVEGEVNGNLTVNKRLDMGPGGRIKGDITASNVFSEGISEGDIKAEETIHLGGSSVVVGKVYAKAFAITQGARIKGMMTTYD, translated from the coding sequence ATGATCAAAAGACAAGAGAGCAATTTCAAAAAAGCTGTCAATGAATTGCTGGGTTATTCCTCGGAGGCTGAGGATGAGATCGAAATTCCGGAGGGCAAAGAGGAGCCCAAGGCTGTGATGAACGAGAGACCGGATGTGGAAGCGGTTGTAAACCAGACGCAAAATCCTGTTCAAAACTCATTTTATAACTCCGTCCAAAACCCCAATCCCATGCGCATGACAGCTGAGACCAGTAAGGTGTCCTCCTACACGGTGGAGACGAAATCATTATCAGTGGAGGCCATGAACCAGGTGTCTTCCAAGGTGGCGGTAATTACGGAGGATATGATTGTAAACGGAGATATTGCCACCCAGTCTGATTTGAACATTTTCGGCCAGGTAACCGGAAGTGTGGACTGCAGAGGTGACGTTTTGGTCATGGGCCGTGTGACCGGAGATGTTTCCGGCTTGAATGTGAGAGTGGAAGGCGAGGTAAACGGAAACTTAACCGTGAATAAACGCCTGGACATGGGCCCCGGAGGACGGATCAAGGGAGATATTACGGCGTCCAATGTTTTCAGTGAAGGGATCAGCGAGGGGGATATTAAAGCGGAAGAGACCATTCACCTGGGAGGAAGCTCTGTGGTAGTCGGTAAGGTTTATGCCAAGGCATTTGCCATTACACAGGGGGCCAGGATTAAGGGCATGATGACAACCTACGACTGA
- a CDS encoding glycoside hydrolase family 3 C-terminal domain-containing protein → MNQDKQKEYRKRAKKLVAEMTLEEKVSQTVHRAAAIPRLGIKGYNWWNEGLHGVARAGIATVFPQAIGMAASFDEGLLWEVADVVSTEARAKFHMQQKFGDSDIYKGLTFWAPNVNIFRDPRWGRGHETFGEDPHLTSRLGVSFIKGMQGDDENYMKAAACAKHFAVHSGPEDERHSFDAVVTKQDMFETYLPAFEACVKEGKVEAVMGAYNRTNGEPCCGSKTLLKDILRTAWGFDGHVTSDCWAVKDFHEHHGVTGSALESAALAMENGCDLNCGSLFLYLTEAVNRGMVSEERLNEAVENLMVTRLKLGLFEEPEHVEYSKITYENNDTREHKALNFKASRKSFVLLKNEGHVLPLDKSKIKTIGIIGPNSNNRKALIGNYEGTASRYYTISEGIQDYVGEDVRVMVSEGCHLCKPRVSGLGQENDRLSEVRGVCESSDVIIACMGLDSSLEGEEGDEGNEFASGDKPNLSLPGLQQQVLEEIYKSGKPVVLVLLSGSALAVSWADEHIPAIIEGWYPGAQGGRALAAVLFGDYSPEGKLPVTFYRTTEELPAFTDYAMKGRTYRYMEQEALYPFGYGLSYTDFSVKDVALSKERIQEGDTLTIKAVLKNEGLMKGAETLQIYVKSCAPQTPNAQLKAFLKAELEPGEEREVQVTLSDKAFALRDKQGDLVMETGTYQVYVGTQQPDRRSRELTGKEPEMVTVSVGQRGVLETCCI, encoded by the coding sequence ATGAATCAGGATAAGCAGAAGGAATACCGGAAACGGGCAAAAAAACTGGTGGCAGAAATGACACTTGAGGAAAAGGTTTCACAGACCGTGCATAGGGCGGCGGCGATCCCAAGGCTTGGAATAAAGGGCTATAACTGGTGGAACGAAGGGCTTCACGGTGTGGCAAGGGCAGGAATAGCCACGGTGTTTCCTCAGGCCATTGGTATGGCGGCAAGCTTTGATGAGGGGCTGCTTTGGGAAGTGGCTGATGTGGTTTCCACAGAGGCCAGGGCAAAGTTTCATATGCAGCAGAAATTTGGAGATTCGGATATTTACAAAGGCCTTACGTTCTGGGCTCCTAATGTAAATATTTTCAGGGATCCGCGCTGGGGGAGAGGACATGAGACTTTTGGAGAGGATCCTCATCTGACCTCACGGCTGGGAGTCAGTTTCATTAAAGGGATGCAGGGTGATGATGAGAATTATATGAAGGCTGCGGCCTGCGCCAAACATTTTGCAGTCCATTCAGGTCCGGAGGATGAACGCCACTCCTTTGACGCGGTGGTAACAAAGCAGGATATGTTTGAAACGTATTTACCTGCTTTTGAGGCATGCGTAAAGGAAGGAAAGGTGGAAGCGGTCATGGGGGCCTATAACAGGACCAATGGGGAACCCTGCTGCGGAAGCAAGACTTTGCTTAAGGATATTTTGCGGACTGCCTGGGGATTTGACGGGCATGTTACCTCAGACTGCTGGGCGGTAAAGGATTTTCATGAACATCATGGGGTCACAGGTTCTGCCCTGGAATCTGCCGCCCTGGCTATGGAAAACGGATGTGATCTAAATTGCGGAAGCCTGTTTTTATACCTTACCGAGGCGGTGAACAGGGGGATGGTATCTGAGGAGCGGTTAAATGAGGCAGTTGAAAATCTGATGGTGACCAGGCTGAAGCTTGGGTTGTTTGAAGAGCCGGAACACGTAGAATACAGTAAAATCACCTATGAGAATAATGATACCAGAGAGCATAAGGCGTTGAATTTCAAAGCTTCCAGAAAGTCCTTTGTGCTTCTTAAAAATGAGGGACATGTTCTTCCTCTGGATAAGAGCAAGATAAAAACCATTGGCATCATTGGGCCAAACAGCAATAACCGGAAGGCGCTTATTGGAAATTATGAAGGCACTGCATCCAGGTATTATACGATCTCAGAGGGGATCCAGGATTACGTGGGAGAAGATGTCCGCGTTATGGTTTCAGAAGGCTGCCATTTATGTAAACCAAGGGTGAGCGGCCTTGGACAGGAGAATGACCGTTTGTCAGAGGTTCGGGGAGTCTGTGAGTCCAGCGATGTGATCATTGCCTGTATGGGCCTGGATTCCAGCCTGGAAGGGGAAGAAGGAGATGAAGGTAATGAATTTGCCAGCGGGGATAAACCCAATCTCTCCCTTCCGGGACTGCAGCAGCAGGTATTGGAGGAGATCTATAAGAGCGGGAAGCCGGTCGTTCTGGTGCTGCTATCGGGAAGCGCCCTGGCGGTATCCTGGGCAGATGAACACATTCCTGCCATTATTGAGGGCTGGTATCCGGGGGCCCAGGGAGGCCGCGCCCTGGCTGCCGTGCTGTTTGGAGATTATTCGCCGGAAGGAAAGCTTCCCGTCACCTTTTACAGGACCACAGAGGAGCTTCCGGCCTTTACGGATTATGCCATGAAGGGCAGAACCTACCGCTACATGGAGCAGGAGGCCCTTTATCCCTTTGGTTATGGGCTTTCTTACACAGATTTTTCCGTAAAGGATGTGGCTTTAAGCAAAGAACGGATCCAGGAGGGCGATACTCTTACCATAAAAGCGGTGTTAAAGAATGAGGGCCTTATGAAGGGGGCGGAAACCCTGCAGATATATGTTAAGTCCTGTGCCCCCCAAACGCCGAATGCCCAGCTGAAGGCATTCTTAAAAGCAGAGCTGGAGCCTGGGGAGGAAAGAGAAGTGCAGGTGACGCTTTCTGACAAAGCATTTGCTTTACGAGATAAACAGGGAGATCTGGTAATGGAGACCGGCACATATCAGGTGTATGTTGGAACACAGCAGCCTGATAGGCGGAGCCGGGAGCTTACAGGAAAAGAGCCGGAAATGGTGACGGTATCCGTTGGTCAGCGGGGTGTTTTGGAAACTTGCTGCATTTAG
- a CDS encoding AraC family transcriptional regulator, translating into MIEILNGMHETIHYECSLGLRLYHNTKYEDYPEHWHGGIEIIMPIKGGYEVIVGEEHYPIEAEDIILIHSGVIHSLKAPPVGERYILQFDTALLYHLREMETLLHMIPPVILMKKEDKDSPHGSVKKKLDKIIEEYQGNSSFREASIYAALIEIYVELGRNTVWRDEGGRKLHTMKGHEYFEAVMSACNYINQHFMENLTLGEVARIGGFSKYHFTRIFKQYMNMTFYEYLNSRRIKRAEELLYNAGEMSITEIAMSSGFSSMSAFSRTFKMIKHCSPSSYRKIRQ; encoded by the coding sequence ATGATTGAAATCTTAAACGGTATGCATGAGACCATTCATTATGAGTGTTCATTAGGGCTTCGTCTGTATCATAATACGAAATATGAGGATTATCCGGAGCACTGGCATGGGGGGATTGAGATAATCATGCCAATTAAGGGAGGGTATGAGGTCATAGTAGGCGAAGAACATTATCCCATTGAAGCAGAAGACATCATTCTGATCCATTCCGGTGTGATCCATTCTTTAAAGGCACCTCCTGTGGGAGAACGTTACATTCTGCAGTTTGATACGGCCCTTCTTTACCATTTAAGGGAGATGGAAACCCTGCTTCACATGATCCCTCCGGTAATACTCATGAAAAAAGAGGACAAGGATTCCCCTCATGGATCTGTAAAGAAAAAGCTAGATAAAATTATTGAGGAATACCAGGGTAACAGCAGCTTCCGGGAAGCGTCCATCTATGCTGCTCTCATTGAAATTTATGTGGAATTAGGTAGAAATACAGTGTGGCGGGATGAGGGCGGCCGGAAGCTCCACACCATGAAAGGACACGAGTATTTCGAAGCGGTCATGAGCGCCTGTAATTATATTAATCAGCACTTTATGGAGAATTTGACATTGGGAGAAGTGGCACGGATAGGTGGATTTTCCAAATACCACTTTACAAGGATTTTTAAACAGTATATGAATATGACTTTTTACGAGTATTTAAACTCCAGGCGTATAAAAAGAGCAGAAGAGCTTTTGTATAATGCTGGGGAAATGAGCATTACAGAAATTGCTATGAGTTCCGGCTTTTCATCCATGAGCGCATTTAGCCGTACCTTTAAGATGATAAAGCACTGTTCTCCAAGCAGCTACAGAAAGATCAGGCAGTAG
- a CDS encoding HD-GYP domain-containing protein, producing MLPFAVTGCKLSERMINRMKRIGIQGAYISTALTEGIEPEDFVEPELKAKMLTSIRDVFDQSLKKFTFQSSKQVYVEIAKVAESVVMNVLNKDKYLFQLIDIRDYDGYTYSHSLYVGILSVLLGKYIGLSISNLNDLALCGLLHDIGKTDISIDITNKPGPLTSEEFEIMKQHPSLSYKKLEEHMVISQAVLQGVQTHHEKYDGSGYPFGLSGKDIPLYARILAIADVYDALNSTRPYRKAWSPRQIFDYLTSCSNTHFDPELLTAFLHCVSAYPIGTIVHLSDGSSAVVKDNTPGFSLRPIIRFISPAQKAGRDVDLSCESFNLTIIDDND from the coding sequence ATGCTTCCTTTTGCGGTAACCGGCTGCAAACTAAGTGAACGTATGATCAACCGCATGAAAAGAATCGGAATACAAGGGGCTTATATCAGCACAGCGCTAACGGAAGGCATTGAACCTGAAGACTTCGTGGAGCCGGAATTAAAGGCAAAAATGCTCACAAGCATCCGTGATGTCTTTGACCAGAGCTTAAAAAAATTCACCTTTCAGTCCAGCAAACAGGTTTACGTGGAGATCGCCAAAGTAGCCGAATCCGTTGTTATGAATGTCCTGAATAAGGATAAGTATCTCTTTCAGTTGATTGATATCAGAGATTATGACGGTTATACCTATTCCCATAGCCTTTATGTGGGCATTTTAAGCGTTTTATTAGGAAAATACATCGGACTTTCCATTTCCAATTTAAATGATCTGGCACTCTGCGGCCTTCTTCACGACATTGGGAAAACGGATATTTCTATTGATATTACCAACAAGCCGGGACCCTTAACCAGCGAAGAATTTGAAATCATGAAGCAGCACCCAAGCCTTTCCTATAAAAAGCTGGAAGAACATATGGTGATTTCCCAGGCGGTGCTGCAGGGGGTTCAGACCCATCATGAGAAATATGACGGAAGCGGATATCCTTTCGGCCTTTCAGGCAAAGATATCCCCCTTTATGCCCGTATTCTGGCCATTGCAGATGTATATGACGCCCTCAATTCCACCAGGCCATACCGGAAAGCATGGTCTCCCAGGCAGATTTTTGATTATCTCACCAGCTGCTCCAACACCCATTTTGACCCGGAACTGCTGACAGCTTTCCTTCACTGTGTCTCCGCATATCCCATCGGTACCATTGTCCATCTCAGTGACGGAAGCTCAGCGGTCGTCAAAGATAATACGCCGGGATTTTCCCTGCGCCCTATCATCCGTTTCATCAGTCCTGCTCAAAAGGCAGGCAGGGATGTGGATTTATCCTGCGAATCCTTTAACCTTACCATCATTGATGATAATGATTAA
- a CDS encoding Gfo/Idh/MocA family protein yields MKPLNFIVVGSGWRSLFYARIAKAYPDCFNVAAFLCRTKEKARKIQEETGIKAVISQEECLSENPDFIVAAVSKDSIFQVTREWALKGYPVLCETPAAMELEDLQELWRLRTKEGARIQVAEQYFRYPVFQGAIEIVKRGYLGDPYMVNISAVHDYHGASLIRRLLGIGFENMKLYGKKFRYPVVETDSRYGLIEDGRVSERERVRLTFEFQGGKTAFYDFNGIQYHSRIRGRHLNVQGAKGELDDWTLRYVGEDNRSREYQIIKEPFETGGGIKRICMKQEQLYLNPFYELGKVNGLPQDETAIGTLMLGMRRFIEEGAEVYPLAEGLQDAYVRILMEQALKGGQTVESETQVWG; encoded by the coding sequence ATGAAACCACTTAATTTTATAGTAGTAGGCTCCGGTTGGAGGTCCCTTTTTTATGCCAGGATCGCCAAGGCTTATCCGGATTGTTTTAATGTGGCAGCGTTTCTTTGCAGGACAAAGGAAAAGGCGCGGAAGATACAGGAGGAAACCGGAATTAAGGCCGTGATAAGCCAGGAGGAATGCCTGTCAGAAAATCCGGATTTCATTGTAGCGGCTGTAAGTAAGGATTCCATTTTTCAGGTGACAAGAGAATGGGCGCTGAAAGGATATCCGGTACTTTGTGAGACTCCTGCTGCCATGGAATTAGAAGATCTTCAGGAACTATGGCGCCTTCGCACTAAGGAGGGAGCCAGGATCCAGGTGGCGGAACAGTATTTTAGATATCCGGTTTTTCAAGGGGCTATTGAGATCGTGAAACGGGGATACCTTGGAGACCCGTATATGGTTAATATCTCGGCAGTCCATGACTATCATGGGGCCAGTCTGATCAGGCGGCTTTTGGGAATCGGTTTTGAAAATATGAAGCTGTATGGAAAGAAATTCCGGTATCCGGTGGTGGAAACAGATTCCAGATACGGACTGATTGAAGACGGCAGGGTTAGTGAGAGAGAACGGGTCAGGCTGACCTTTGAATTCCAAGGGGGAAAAACAGCCTTTTATGATTTTAACGGCATACAATACCATTCCAGGATCAGGGGACGCCATTTAAACGTTCAGGGAGCCAAAGGGGAATTGGATGACTGGACGCTGCGTTACGTAGGAGAGGACAACCGGTCCAGGGAGTATCAGATCATAAAGGAACCATTTGAAACAGGAGGTGGAATTAAGAGGATATGCATGAAGCAGGAACAGCTTTATTTAAATCCGTTTTATGAGTTGGGAAAAGTTAATGGGCTTCCTCAGGATGAAACGGCAATAGGGACCCTTATGCTTGGGATGAGGCGTTTTATTGAGGAAGGCGCAGAGGTTTATCCCCTCGCAGAAGGATTGCAGGATGCCTATGTAAGGATCCTTATGGAACAGGCGCTGAAAGGCGGACAGACGGTAGAGTCAGAAACACAGGTTTGGGGCTGA
- a CDS encoding low molecular weight protein-tyrosine-phosphatase, giving the protein MKREQDATRILMVCHGNICRSPMAEFVMKDMIEKENLGNRFHVASGATSTEEIGNPVHRGTKEKLKEYGISTAGKYAVQLSRKDYDKYDYLIGMEQRNVTNMLRILGGDPEGKVRRLLDFSSDPRDIADPWYTGDFDRTYDDVYEGCKALLAFILNEESIKHYR; this is encoded by the coding sequence ATGAAGAGAGAACAGGATGCCACCCGAATATTAATGGTTTGTCATGGAAACATATGCAGATCCCCCATGGCTGAGTTTGTTATGAAGGATATGATAGAAAAGGAGAACTTGGGCAATCGTTTTCATGTTGCGTCAGGGGCTACAAGCACGGAGGAGATCGGGAATCCGGTGCACCGTGGGACAAAGGAAAAGCTTAAGGAATATGGAATTTCCACAGCCGGAAAATATGCGGTCCAGTTATCCAGGAAGGATTATGACAAATACGATTATCTCATTGGTATGGAACAGCGTAACGTGACAAATATGCTCAGAATCCTGGGAGGAGATCCGGAAGGAAAAGTGAGGCGGCTTTTGGACTTTTCCTCTGATCCAAGAGATATTGCAGACCCATGGTACACCGGAGACTTTGATCGTACCTATGATGATGTTTATGAAGGCTGCAAAGCTCTTCTTGCGTTTATTTTGAATGAGGAATCAATAAAGCATTACAGGTAG
- a CDS encoding plasmid pRiA4b ORF-3 family protein, producing the protein MGAYQLKITIKGSKPPIWRRVLVPEGITFGKLHQTIQTAFCWSDENLYEFEFRSEGVRVVPDKENLSQKFQYLLSDEKIDSLVSGTGKFTYIYGPDKNWELAIQMEDKVEDYQGNWGQVVKFKGDTVPESCKSMAGYYELLESGSKELKEYDMSEVNKRLGQEVKSASEGVLIADVFDCYDKNSILEIAKRHSMGGLSKLKKEELAERTITHILDHNVMGRYFLCARNSEIKLFEQVAEGDFQVPSFEAEEMDFLYAGGYVTAGPDSQFMVAKEVIKAYKEVNTPGFKEDRERLSKIGDYLRAANALYAVTPTSVLLETFNKYEDKKLTVEELLHAYELLHPYRPVVIYVDGSFVDGTLAGQNGMEGLQRMQKKVPYYIPAQQEIRFMADNGGFLMTQELSRLSKFLTDEMNVPDEVIPYMLRQVQAKLSMGGQLQEVVDGIEASGIMFESAEQIEQLTGIITDVWNHTRMVLNRGHKPYEMVMKGLEAVSVQRKSPPKIYPNDPCSCGSGKKYKKCCGKRN; encoded by the coding sequence ATGGGAGCATATCAACTGAAAATCACGATCAAAGGCAGCAAGCCGCCGATTTGGAGAAGGGTTCTGGTACCGGAAGGAATAACCTTTGGAAAGCTTCACCAAACGATTCAGACAGCATTTTGCTGGTCCGACGAAAACCTGTATGAATTTGAATTCCGTTCTGAAGGGGTAAGGGTAGTTCCGGATAAGGAGAACTTGTCCCAGAAATTTCAATATCTTTTAAGTGATGAAAAGATCGACAGCCTGGTATCAGGTACCGGCAAGTTTACATATATATATGGCCCTGATAAGAACTGGGAGCTTGCCATTCAGATGGAAGATAAGGTCGAGGATTATCAGGGAAACTGGGGACAGGTTGTTAAATTCAAAGGAGATACAGTTCCGGAATCCTGCAAAAGCATGGCCGGGTATTATGAACTTTTGGAGTCAGGCTCCAAGGAACTGAAAGAATATGATATGTCCGAGGTCAATAAACGCCTGGGTCAGGAAGTAAAATCTGCTTCGGAAGGGGTCCTTATCGCCGATGTTTTCGACTGTTATGATAAAAACAGCATCCTTGAGATTGCAAAAAGGCACAGCATGGGCGGACTTTCTAAATTAAAAAAGGAAGAACTGGCAGAACGGACCATCACCCATATCCTGGATCATAATGTCATGGGTCGTTATTTTCTATGTGCCCGCAATTCAGAAATAAAATTATTTGAGCAAGTGGCGGAAGGTGATTTTCAGGTACCGTCTTTTGAAGCGGAAGAAATGGATTTTCTTTATGCAGGCGGTTATGTTACCGCAGGGCCTGACAGTCAATTTATGGTTGCAAAAGAGGTAATAAAGGCATATAAAGAGGTGAATACTCCGGGATTTAAGGAAGATCGTGAGCGCCTCAGTAAGATCGGAGACTATCTCCGGGCGGCAAACGCCCTGTATGCTGTTACGCCGACGTCGGTTCTTTTGGAAACATTTAATAAATATGAAGATAAAAAGCTTACGGTGGAGGAACTGCTCCATGCCTATGAGCTTCTTCATCCATACCGTCCTGTGGTCATTTATGTTGATGGAAGCTTTGTGGATGGAACGCTGGCAGGGCAGAATGGCATGGAAGGCTTACAGCGGATGCAGAAAAAAGTTCCTTATTATATCCCTGCCCAGCAGGAAATCCGTTTCATGGCAGACAATGGGGGCTTTTTAATGACTCAGGAATTAAGCCGGCTGAGCAAATTCCTGACAGATGAAATGAACGTTCCGGATGAGGTAATTCCATATATGCTGCGACAGGTGCAGGCGAAACTCAGTATGGGCGGACAGCTTCAGGAGGTCGTGGATGGCATAGAGGCCTCCGGGATTATGTTTGAATCCGCAGAGCAAATAGAACAGCTTACAGGTATTATCACAGATGTATGGAATCATACCAGGATGGTGTTAAACAGAGGCCATAAGCCATATGAAATGGTGATGAAGGGCTTGGAGGCTGTATCTGTTCAGCGCAAGAGCCCTCCGAAAATTTATCCAAACGATCCTTGTTCTTGCGGGAGCGGGAAAAAATATAAGAAATGTTGTGGTAAAAGAAACTAG